One Longimicrobium terrae DNA segment encodes these proteins:
- a CDS encoding TauD/TfdA family dioxygenase, translating to MSTENGGPATLRKLGRVERKAVNLGGGEAAVRTGEVRPGETLPLVVTPRNGGMSLNAWAAANLEWIEGKLLEHGAVLFRGWDVGGLDGFREFVTSTGGSPEKYTYRSTPRTEVGNGIYTSTEYPADKFIPMHNEHSYSRSWPLRLFFFGEQPSPEGGMTPIADSARVYAEIPAEIREKFERKRVMYVRNYGEGVDLPWEEVFGTSNRAEVESFCAAEGIEVEWKEGGRLRTRQVCQAIARHPATGRTLWFNQAHLFHVSSLEAEVAEALVEAFGDDGVPRNTFYGDGEPIEPEALAAIRAAYDRVESAFPWEKDDVVMIDNMAVAHARTPFRGERKIRAAMTQPVHADDLVQP from the coding sequence ATGTCGACCGAGAACGGCGGGCCCGCCACGCTTCGCAAGCTGGGCCGTGTGGAGCGCAAGGCGGTGAACCTGGGCGGGGGCGAGGCGGCCGTCCGCACCGGCGAGGTGCGTCCCGGCGAGACGCTTCCGCTCGTCGTCACCCCGCGCAACGGGGGGATGTCGCTGAACGCGTGGGCGGCGGCTAACCTGGAATGGATCGAAGGCAAGCTGCTGGAGCACGGCGCCGTCCTGTTCCGCGGCTGGGACGTGGGCGGGCTGGATGGCTTTCGCGAATTCGTGACCTCCACGGGCGGCAGCCCGGAAAAGTACACGTACCGGTCCACGCCGCGTACGGAAGTGGGCAACGGGATCTACACCTCCACCGAGTACCCGGCGGACAAGTTCATCCCCATGCACAACGAGCACTCGTACTCCCGGAGCTGGCCGCTGCGCCTGTTCTTTTTCGGCGAGCAGCCCTCGCCGGAGGGCGGCATGACGCCCATCGCCGACAGCGCCCGCGTCTACGCGGAGATCCCGGCGGAGATCCGGGAAAAGTTCGAGCGCAAGCGGGTGATGTACGTGCGCAACTACGGCGAAGGGGTGGACCTGCCCTGGGAAGAGGTGTTCGGCACCTCCAACCGCGCGGAGGTGGAGTCGTTCTGCGCGGCGGAGGGGATCGAGGTGGAGTGGAAGGAAGGCGGCCGGCTGCGCACCCGCCAGGTGTGCCAGGCCATCGCGCGCCACCCGGCCACCGGGCGCACGCTCTGGTTCAACCAGGCGCACCTGTTCCACGTCTCGTCGCTGGAGGCGGAGGTGGCCGAGGCGCTGGTGGAGGCGTTCGGGGACGACGGCGTGCCGCGCAACACCTTTTACGGCGACGGCGAGCCCATCGAGCCCGAGGCGCTGGCCGCCATCCGCGCGGCGTACGACCGGGTGGAGAGCGCCTTTCCGTGGGAAAAGGACGACGTGGTCATGATCGACAACATGGCCGTGGCGCACGCCCGCACTCCGTTCCGCGGCGAGCGCAAGATCCGCGCGGCCATGACGCAGCCGGTGCACGCCGACGACCTGGTGCAGCCGTGA
- a CDS encoding amino acid adenylation domain-containing protein gives MPQAQSQEPSQDMADQDVFTFPLSHAQQGLWLLSQLQLQSPAYHIPAGYRLSGPLDVYVLRRAVDEIVARHEVLRTTFAMLDGEPVQVVSPPRPVALSVQDLSALDPAGREAAAEAYAADEASRPFDLGRGPLLRLALVRLADDDHLLLVTAHHLVYDGWSEGVFVRELAALYAAFLAGGESPLEEPPVQYGDYAHWEREWVASDEGETALAYWRARLADAPDVTALPTDRPRPEEPAFAGARHDFHIPAETARRLAAVARGEGATLAGALLAAWSVLLRAVTGHEHVFVGSPAANRSKVELEGLIGFFVDALVLGVDVSGDPPFREVVRRAGETLMGARENALPFAHLVDALKPRRDPGRNPFFQVLFNWDSASPQGALPLGGGVTLRTRGVSTGTAQFDLVLSLMETNDGVAGSLLYQTQLFDAATAERLVNHLLAVVRRAAEDPARRASALPLDDGARRVLDTWNDTAREYPGAGETLHARIAAQAAATPDAVAVEGEDESLTYAQLEARASQLAHRLRDLGVRRESVVAIHLERSPEMVVAALAALKAGGAYLPVDPSYPVERRRFMLRDAGVRALVTTEALHSTLPVPFAVRVVCVDSDREVRNYPESAPEGGAGPDSLAYVIYTSGSTGRPKGAMNAHRGVVNRLLWMQDAYGLGAGDAVLQKTPFSFDVSVWELFWPLMTGARLVLARPEGHRDPGYLRDRVVARGVTTMHFVPSMLRAFLEADGIEACAPVLRRVVCSGEALPPELAARFFQRLPGVELHNLYGPTECAVDVTAHACDPVADAESVPIGRPVANTRIYVVDRHGAPVPPGFPGELCIGGVQVGRGYLARPSLTAAAFVPDPFGAPGARMYRTGDLARHRADGEVEYLGRIDHQVKVRGFRIELGEIEAALAAHPGVRAAAAAARDDGRGGMRLAAYVVPSGERAPGAAELRAFLADRLPEHMVPGAFVSMDALPLNPSGKLDRRALPEPADGRGAMDEAYAAPRTVAEDTLAAVWGGVLGIDKVGIHDNFFALGGDSILSLRIAALARERGVPVTLRQVFRNPTIARLALAVEAERGGGEAEVRTEPFSLVSAEDRARLPEGVVDAYPLSRTQLGMLYHQERDADAPLYHGLTSFHVRIPFDAEAMERAMLHVVRRHPNLRTGFDLHGFSEPLQIVYALPVSLIHLHDLRHLSGEEQRAELERFFAAEQDNAFDLPVPPQIRFHVHRRTDATVEFTLVENHAVSDGWSLHTVIADLLASYFALLRGEDLPDLGELRTTFRDFIALERRALESGEARAFWRAQMEGYDPAPLAGGADVTAEGPRVHKEDRRLRGRLLRGLRAVARREAVPLKSVLLAAHLRVLSAFRGQTDVVTGLSVNGRPETTDSDRVSGLFLNAVPLRADLAGGTWRALVRRVHEAELALMPHRRYPLSAIQAETGGRSLFDASFVYLNFHVLGGHVGGGEMKVLETSAVLEETNFSLMTSFQHAPGNDRRVVLTVEGDRRVLGDARVLEITEAYLRVLHAIAADPDGRFEALELVDGAARTAWAERSAGPDAALAPLPRPVHRAFEARAAAAPDAPCVEGAEGSMTYGQVDALANRLAHRLQALGVGPESRVAVVMDRVPALVPAVLAAWKAGAAYVPADPAHPQERLHWLLRDCGARAVVTLSRWADRVAEAGIPVFVLDAEPLDSFAATAPVDADDPRRLAYIVYTSGTTGRPKGVAVEHGQVMHYVSAAARRLDLPQGGRWGMASTFAADLGNTVLFPALCAGGTLRVLSEAEATEPDTLAAALDGRPLDVLKIVPAHLQALLAGERAEAVLPRRALVLGGDRAAWPLVERVRAAVPGVRVHNHYGPTETTVGVLAGELLADAPGRAAQPPLGRPLGQAGAYLLDAHLHPVADGVAGELVFGGPTVARGYAGQPALTAERFVPDPFADTPGARMYRTGDRARALADGTLEFLGRADGQVKVRGYRVEPAEVEALLRAHPAVAQAAAGARGEGEDARLMAWVAAAEGADASDAVLRPYLEAHLPGYMIPSHLVLLPALPLTANGKVDRRALPDPGAAASAGEDDAPVPPRGEIESVLADLWAAVLKVPSVGVYDGFFALGGDSIRAILLVARVRKAFGVSIPVQELLAAQTVAGVAGLVEMALHASAAPAEPIVPLPRDGVLAVSFAQQRLWFTHLLDPASPAHTIPHTLRLRGSLNVDAWRRALNEIVRRHEVLRTTYPMVDGEPRVVVRDELHLPVPVIDLGGPADAETALREAATAEVWKPFDLEAGPLVRAALFRAADDDHGAVIALHHIVYDGWSAGVLLRELAALYGAYAAGEESPLAPLPVQYADFAAWQRARLEAGLEDEVAWWADRLRGVQPLALPTDRPRPAVQSYRGAAEGVALSAELTDALHALARREGVTPFMLVLAAWAGVLGRRAGQDDVVVGVPVVVHRDRAELNDVIGLFLNSLALRLDLSGAPSFRELLRRARSAALEGFAHQEVPFEKVVEALALPRDTSRNPVFQAWFNHSAVPREPLALAGLQASGLDAGEPAVKFDVRLSAEEVNGRTALNLAYNADLFDRGTAAGLLDELRRLLEGAAANPAAPVAELCGAAAPDPDSFRLHLKGVRRKAVTLET, from the coding sequence ATGCCGCAAGCGCAGTCGCAGGAGCCGTCGCAGGACATGGCGGATCAGGACGTATTCACCTTTCCGCTATCGCACGCGCAGCAGGGGCTGTGGCTGCTTTCCCAGCTTCAGCTGCAGAGCCCCGCGTACCACATCCCCGCGGGCTACCGGCTGTCCGGGCCGCTGGACGTGTACGTGCTGCGGCGCGCCGTGGACGAGATCGTGGCCCGGCACGAAGTGCTGCGCACCACCTTCGCCATGCTGGACGGCGAGCCGGTGCAGGTCGTTTCGCCGCCGCGCCCCGTTGCGCTCTCCGTGCAGGACCTGTCCGCGCTGGACCCCGCCGGCCGCGAAGCCGCCGCCGAGGCGTACGCGGCGGACGAGGCCTCGCGCCCGTTCGACCTGGGCCGCGGCCCGCTCCTGCGCTTGGCGCTGGTCCGCCTGGCGGACGACGACCACCTGCTGCTGGTGACCGCCCACCACCTGGTCTACGACGGGTGGAGCGAGGGCGTGTTCGTGCGCGAGCTGGCCGCGCTGTACGCCGCCTTCCTTGCCGGCGGCGAATCGCCGCTGGAAGAGCCGCCCGTGCAGTACGGCGACTACGCGCACTGGGAACGCGAGTGGGTGGCCTCCGACGAGGGCGAGACGGCGCTGGCGTACTGGCGCGCGCGGCTGGCGGACGCCCCGGACGTGACCGCGCTCCCCACGGACCGCCCGCGCCCGGAAGAGCCCGCCTTCGCCGGCGCGCGCCACGACTTCCACATCCCCGCCGAAACGGCGCGGCGGCTGGCTGCCGTGGCGCGCGGCGAGGGCGCCACCCTGGCCGGCGCGCTGCTGGCCGCGTGGTCGGTGCTGCTGCGCGCCGTCACCGGGCATGAGCACGTGTTTGTCGGCTCGCCGGCGGCCAACCGCTCAAAGGTGGAGCTGGAAGGGCTGATCGGCTTCTTCGTGGACGCGCTGGTGCTGGGCGTGGACGTGTCCGGCGATCCGCCCTTCCGCGAAGTGGTGCGGCGCGCGGGCGAGACGCTGATGGGCGCCCGAGAGAACGCGCTCCCCTTCGCCCACCTGGTAGACGCGCTCAAGCCGCGGCGCGACCCGGGCCGCAATCCCTTCTTTCAGGTCCTGTTCAACTGGGATTCCGCCTCGCCGCAGGGCGCGCTGCCGCTGGGCGGCGGCGTAACGCTGCGCACCCGTGGCGTGAGCACCGGGACCGCGCAGTTCGACCTGGTGCTGTCGCTGATGGAAACGAACGACGGCGTGGCCGGCTCGCTCCTCTACCAGACGCAGCTGTTCGATGCCGCCACGGCGGAGCGGCTGGTGAATCACCTGCTCGCCGTCGTGCGCCGCGCCGCCGAAGACCCCGCGCGCCGCGCCTCGGCGCTGCCGCTGGACGACGGCGCCCGCCGCGTGCTGGACACGTGGAACGACACCGCCCGCGAGTACCCGGGCGCCGGCGAAACGCTGCACGCCCGCATCGCCGCGCAGGCCGCGGCCACCCCGGACGCCGTCGCGGTGGAGGGGGAGGACGAGTCGCTGACGTACGCGCAGCTGGAGGCGCGCGCCAGCCAGCTCGCCCACCGCCTGCGCGACCTGGGCGTGCGCCGCGAAAGCGTGGTGGCCATTCACCTGGAGCGGTCGCCGGAGATGGTGGTGGCCGCGCTGGCCGCCCTCAAGGCCGGCGGTGCCTATCTCCCGGTGGACCCGTCGTATCCGGTGGAGCGCCGCCGCTTCATGCTGCGCGACGCCGGGGTGCGCGCGCTGGTGACCACCGAGGCGCTGCATTCCACCCTCCCCGTCCCCTTCGCCGTGCGCGTGGTCTGCGTGGACAGCGACCGCGAGGTGCGCAACTACCCGGAATCCGCGCCGGAAGGCGGCGCGGGGCCGGACAGCCTGGCGTACGTCATCTATACCTCCGGAAGCACCGGCCGGCCCAAGGGCGCCATGAACGCGCACCGCGGCGTCGTCAACCGGCTGCTGTGGATGCAGGACGCCTACGGCCTGGGCGCGGGCGACGCGGTGCTGCAGAAGACGCCGTTCTCCTTTGACGTGTCGGTTTGGGAGCTGTTCTGGCCGCTGATGACGGGCGCGCGCCTGGTGCTGGCGCGGCCGGAGGGGCATCGCGACCCCGGCTACCTGCGCGACCGCGTGGTGGCCCGCGGGGTGACGACCATGCACTTCGTCCCCTCCATGCTGCGCGCCTTTCTGGAGGCGGACGGGATCGAGGCGTGCGCGCCGGTGCTGCGCCGCGTGGTGTGCAGCGGCGAGGCGCTGCCGCCGGAGCTGGCCGCCCGCTTCTTTCAGCGGCTGCCCGGGGTGGAGCTGCACAACCTGTACGGCCCCACCGAGTGCGCGGTGGACGTGACGGCGCACGCGTGCGACCCGGTGGCGGACGCGGAGTCGGTGCCCATCGGCCGGCCGGTGGCCAACACGCGCATCTACGTGGTGGACCGCCACGGCGCGCCGGTGCCCCCGGGCTTTCCGGGCGAGCTGTGCATCGGCGGGGTGCAGGTGGGGCGCGGCTACCTGGCCCGCCCGTCGCTCACCGCGGCGGCGTTCGTCCCGGACCCGTTCGGCGCGCCGGGGGCACGCATGTACCGCACGGGCGACCTGGCCCGCCACCGCGCGGACGGTGAGGTGGAGTACCTGGGCCGCATCGACCACCAGGTAAAGGTGCGCGGATTCCGCATCGAGCTGGGGGAGATCGAGGCCGCTCTGGCCGCGCACCCCGGTGTGCGCGCCGCCGCCGCCGCCGCGCGGGACGACGGCCGCGGGGGAATGCGGCTGGCCGCGTACGTGGTCCCCAGCGGGGAGCGGGCGCCGGGCGCGGCGGAGCTGCGGGCCTTTCTGGCCGACCGGCTGCCGGAGCACATGGTGCCGGGCGCGTTCGTGTCGATGGACGCGCTGCCGCTGAACCCCAGCGGCAAGCTGGACCGCCGCGCCCTTCCCGAGCCCGCGGACGGCCGCGGCGCCATGGACGAGGCGTACGCCGCCCCGCGCACGGTGGCGGAAGACACGCTGGCCGCCGTGTGGGGCGGGGTGCTGGGCATCGACAAGGTGGGGATCCACGACAACTTCTTTGCCCTGGGCGGCGACAGCATCCTGTCGCTGCGCATCGCCGCACTGGCGCGCGAGCGGGGCGTGCCCGTCACGCTGCGGCAGGTGTTCCGCAATCCCACCATCGCCCGGCTGGCCCTGGCGGTGGAGGCCGAGCGCGGCGGCGGCGAGGCCGAGGTGCGCACCGAGCCGTTCTCCCTCGTCTCGGCGGAGGACCGGGCGCGGCTGCCGGAGGGGGTGGTGGATGCGTATCCGCTCTCCCGCACGCAGCTGGGAATGCTGTACCACCAGGAGCGCGACGCCGACGCGCCGCTCTACCACGGCCTCACCAGCTTTCACGTCCGAATCCCCTTTGACGCGGAGGCGATGGAGCGGGCGATGCTGCACGTGGTGCGGCGCCATCCCAACCTGCGCACCGGTTTTGATCTGCACGGCTTTTCGGAGCCGCTGCAGATCGTGTACGCGCTCCCCGTTTCCCTCATCCACCTGCACGACCTGCGGCACCTGTCCGGCGAGGAGCAGCGCGCGGAACTGGAGCGCTTCTTTGCGGCGGAGCAGGACAACGCGTTCGACCTCCCCGTCCCCCCGCAGATCCGCTTTCACGTGCACCGCCGCACGGACGCCACCGTGGAGTTCACCCTGGTGGAAAACCACGCGGTGAGCGACGGGTGGAGCCTGCACACCGTGATCGCCGACCTGCTGGCCAGCTACTTCGCGCTGCTGCGCGGGGAAGATCTGCCCGACCTGGGCGAGCTGCGCACCACCTTTCGCGACTTCATCGCGCTGGAGCGCCGCGCGCTGGAGTCCGGCGAGGCCCGCGCCTTCTGGCGCGCACAGATGGAGGGCTACGATCCCGCCCCGCTGGCCGGCGGCGCCGACGTCACGGCGGAGGGCCCGCGCGTCCACAAGGAAGACCGGCGCCTGCGCGGCCGCCTGCTGCGCGGGCTGCGCGCGGTGGCCCGCCGCGAGGCCGTGCCGCTCAAGAGCGTGCTGCTGGCCGCGCACCTGCGCGTCCTGTCCGCCTTTCGCGGCCAGACCGACGTGGTGACGGGCCTTTCCGTCAACGGCCGGCCGGAAACCACGGACAGCGACCGCGTTTCGGGGCTGTTTCTGAACGCGGTTCCGCTGCGCGCGGACCTCGCCGGCGGCACCTGGCGCGCGCTGGTGCGCCGCGTTCACGAGGCGGAGCTGGCCCTGATGCCGCACCGCCGCTACCCGCTGAGCGCCATCCAGGCCGAAACGGGCGGGCGCAGCCTGTTCGACGCCTCGTTCGTCTACCTGAATTTTCACGTCCTGGGCGGGCACGTAGGCGGCGGGGAGATGAAGGTGCTGGAAACCAGCGCCGTGCTGGAGGAAACCAACTTTTCCCTGATGACCTCCTTTCAGCACGCGCCCGGCAACGACCGGCGGGTGGTGCTTACGGTGGAGGGCGACCGGCGCGTGCTGGGCGACGCGCGCGTCCTGGAGATCACCGAGGCGTACCTGCGCGTGCTGCACGCCATCGCCGCGGACCCGGACGGGCGATTCGAGGCGCTGGAACTGGTGGACGGCGCCGCGCGCACGGCATGGGCAGAGCGGAGCGCCGGGCCGGACGCCGCGCTCGCGCCGCTGCCGCGCCCCGTGCACCGCGCGTTTGAGGCGCGCGCCGCCGCCGCGCCGGACGCGCCCTGCGTGGAAGGCGCGGAGGGCTCGATGACGTACGGCCAGGTGGACGCGCTCGCCAACCGCCTGGCGCACCGGCTTCAGGCGCTGGGCGTGGGGCCGGAGTCGCGCGTGGCGGTGGTGATGGACCGCGTGCCGGCGCTGGTGCCCGCGGTGCTGGCGGCGTGGAAGGCGGGCGCGGCGTACGTCCCGGCGGACCCAGCGCACCCCCAGGAGCGGCTGCACTGGCTGCTGCGCGACTGCGGCGCCCGCGCGGTGGTCACCCTCTCGCGCTGGGCGGACCGGGTGGCGGAGGCGGGAATCCCCGTCTTCGTGCTGGACGCGGAGCCGCTGGACTCCTTTGCCGCCACGGCGCCGGTGGATGCGGACGATCCGCGCCGGCTGGCCTACATCGTCTACACCTCCGGCACCACGGGGCGCCCCAAGGGCGTGGCGGTAGAGCACGGGCAGGTGATGCACTACGTCTCCGCCGCGGCGCGGCGGCTGGATCTGCCGCAGGGCGGGCGGTGGGGGATGGCCTCCACCTTCGCCGCGGACCTGGGCAACACCGTCCTCTTTCCCGCGCTCTGCGCCGGCGGCACCCTGCGCGTCCTTTCCGAGGCGGAGGCGACGGAGCCGGACACGCTGGCCGCCGCGCTGGACGGGCGCCCGCTGGACGTGCTGAAGATCGTTCCCGCGCACCTGCAGGCGCTGCTGGCCGGGGAGCGCGCGGAGGCCGTGCTGCCGCGCCGCGCGCTGGTGCTGGGCGGCGACCGCGCCGCGTGGCCGCTGGTGGAGCGGGTGCGCGCCGCCGTCCCCGGCGTGCGCGTGCACAACCACTACGGGCCCACGGAAACCACGGTGGGCGTGCTGGCCGGCGAACTGCTGGCGGACGCTCCCGGCCGCGCCGCGCAGCCGCCGCTGGGCCGCCCGCTGGGGCAGGCGGGCGCGTACCTGCTGGACGCGCACCTGCACCCGGTGGCGGACGGAGTGGCGGGGGAGCTGGTGTTCGGCGGGCCCACGGTGGCGCGCGGCTACGCGGGGCAGCCGGCGCTCACGGCGGAGCGCTTCGTCCCCGATCCGTTCGCGGACACGCCGGGCGCCCGCATGTACCGCACGGGCGACCGGGCTCGCGCGCTGGCGGACGGAACGCTGGAGTTCCTGGGCCGCGCGGACGGGCAGGTGAAGGTGCGCGGCTACCGCGTGGAGCCGGCGGAGGTGGAGGCGCTGCTGCGCGCGCACCCCGCCGTGGCGCAGGCCGCCGCGGGTGCCCGCGGGGAAGGGGAGGACGCGCGGCTGATGGCGTGGGTGGCCGCCGCGGAGGGCGCGGACGCGTCTGACGCGGTGCTGCGCCCGTACCTGGAGGCGCACCTGCCCGGCTACATGATTCCCTCTCACCTGGTGCTCCTGCCGGCGCTGCCGCTGACGGCCAACGGCAAGGTGGACCGCCGCGCCCTTCCCGATCCCGGCGCGGCCGCATCCGCCGGGGAAGACGACGCGCCGGTGCCGCCGCGCGGCGAGATCGAGTCCGTCCTGGCCGATCTGTGGGCCGCGGTGCTCAAGGTGCCCTCGGTGGGCGTCTACGACGGCTTCTTTGCGCTGGGCGGCGACAGCATCCGCGCCATCCTCCTGGTGGCGCGCGTGCGCAAGGCGTTCGGCGTCTCCATCCCCGTGCAGGAGCTGCTGGCCGCGCAGACGGTGGCGGGGGTGGCCGGGCTGGTGGAGATGGCGCTGCACGCCTCCGCCGCGCCCGCGGAGCCCATCGTCCCCCTGCCGCGCGACGGGGTCCTCGCGGTCTCCTTCGCCCAGCAGCGGCTGTGGTTTACGCACCTGCTGGATCCGGCCTCTCCCGCGCACACCATCCCTCACACGCTCCGCCTGCGCGGCTCGCTGAACGTGGACGCCTGGCGCCGCGCGCTCAATGAGATCGTCCGCCGCCACGAGGTGCTGCGCACCACCTATCCCATGGTGGATGGCGAGCCGCGGGTGGTGGTACGGGACGAACTGCATCTGCCCGTGCCCGTCATTGACCTGGGCGGGCCGGCGGACGCGGAAACGGCGCTGCGCGAGGCCGCCACCGCGGAGGTGTGGAAGCCGTTCGACCTGGAGGCGGGGCCGCTGGTGCGCGCTGCCCTCTTCCGCGCGGCGGACGACGACCACGGGGCGGTGATCGCCCTGCACCACATCGTCTACGACGGCTGGTCCGCCGGGGTGCTGCTGCGCGAACTGGCGGCGCTGTACGGCGCCTACGCCGCGGGAGAGGAAAGCCCGCTGGCGCCGCTTCCCGTGCAGTACGCGGACTTCGCGGCCTGGCAGCGGGCGCGGCTGGAGGCGGGGCTGGAGGACGAGGTGGCGTGGTGGGCGGACCGGCTGCGCGGCGTGCAGCCGCTGGCCCTGCCCACGGACCGGCCGCGCCCCGCGGTGCAGAGCTACCGCGGCGCGGCGGAGGGCGTGGCCCTTTCCGCCGAGCTGACGGACGCCCTCCACGCGCTGGCCCGCCGCGAGGGGGTGACGCCCTTCATGCTCGTGCTGGCCGCCTGGGCCGGGGTGCTGGGGCGCCGCGCGGGGCAGGACGACGTGGTGGTGGGGGTGCCGGTGGTGGTCCACCGCGACCGCGCGGAGCTCAACGATGTCATCGGCCTCTTTCTGAACTCGCTGGCGCTGCGGCTGGACCTGTCGGGCGCGCCCTCGTTCCGCGAACTGCTGCGGCGCGCGCGGTCCGCGGCGCTGGAGGGGTTCGCCCACCAGGAGGTGCCGTTTGAGAAGGTGGTGGAGGCGCTGGCGCTTCCCCGCGACACCAGCCGCAACCCCGTATTCCAGGCCTGGTTCAACCACAGCGCCGTGCCGCGCGAGCCGCTGGCCCTGGCCGGGCTGCAGGCCAGCGGCCTGGATGCCGGGGAGCCCGCGGTGAAGTTCGACGTGCGCCTTTCCGCGGAGGAAGTGAACGGGCGCACGGCGCTGAACCTGGCCTACAACGCGGACCTGTTTGACCGCGGCACCGCCGCGGGGCTGCTGGATGAGCTGCGCCGCCTGCTGGAAGGGGCGGCCGCCAACCCGGCCGCGCCGGTGGCCGAGCTGTGCGGGGCGGCCGCCCCCGATCCGGACTCGTTCCGGCTGCATCTGAAGGGCGTGCGGCGCAAGGCCGTCACGCTTGAAACCTGA